AAGGGGTAAATCATGTATCAATCAACTTTCAATATAAAGGCTAAAGCACCCTTTGATTTTGATCTTAGTTGCAGGATATTTGCCAGTGGGGATAAAAATATAAAAAAGTATGCCAATAATCGCTTCTGGCAGGCTTTCACCATCAAAGATAAAACAATACTCCTGTACATTGAATCTGTGGGATCAGTTAATGATCCTGAACTCAAGGTTAGTGTAGAATCCGATACGGAACTCTCCCCAGATATTTTAAATTCAGTTCCACCAGTTGTTTACCAGATTTTTAACCTGGGATTGGATCTTCATCATTTCTATGAGCAGGTAAAATCAGATCCTGTATTATCACCTATCATTGGCAGACTTTACGGTCTTAAAAATCCTTCCACACCCACATTATTCGAGGCACTGGTGGATTCCATCATAGAACAGCAGATATCTCTTAAAGCAGCCCATAGTATAGAAAACCGTTTGATAAAATATGTGGGAAGGTCAGTTCCTCTTTATGGTCAGGATTATTATTCCTACCCTTCACCCGAAGATTTAACAGATTTGGATCTTGAAAAACTTCGCAATTGTGGTTTAAGCCATAAAAAAGCAGAGTATATTCATGACCTGGCCCTTGACATTGTGCAAAAAGATGTCAACCTGCAATCCATTGAAAAGATGAACACCACCACTGAAATGGTAGAAGAGTTGACCCAAATCAGGGGTATTGGTGTTTGGACCGCTGAAATGGCACTACTTAGGGGATTGTGCCGATTGGATGCTATTCCTGCCGATGATATCAGTCTGCAGAGGGTCATTGGAAATGTTTATAGAGCGGACGAAAAATTATCATCAGAAGCAGTCCGGGAAATTGCCAGTTCATGGGGAAAATGGAAGGGCTTGGCGAGTTATTATTTGATTGTTGCAGAGTTAATGAAATTCTGAGTAGCTAAAATATTAAACTTATGAACATTAACAATCTGACTGTATTCAAGAAAATATTTCAACAACCAGCACTTTACAACCACAATTATCCATAAACGTTATATATTATATTAATCTAGTTCATTTATGGATTTAAATTCTAAAAATGTTTGTATTGTTACCCTTTTTGTTTCTGTTGTCTTGTTTATTTTTATGGTAGGTTATGTGTGGCATTTTACTGTTGATGATGCATTTATATCCTTTAGATATAGTGAACATTTGGCTAATGGATTTGGATTAGTATGGGATATTGGTCAACCACCCGTTGAGGGTTATACTAATTTTTTATGGGTTTTAATAATAGCATTTTTATTTCTACTGAAATTAGATCCTGTATTTTTAACAAAAATTATTGGTTTATTATCGGTTTTAGGAATTATTATTCTATTTTGGCTCATTACTAACGATATTTTTAAAGATATTAAAAATAAGTCAATCGCATTTACAGTTAGTACTACTTTTCTTCTTATTAATCCTTACACTGCTATTCATGCTGTTTCTGGATTGGAAACTATGTTATTTGCATTTTTATTATTGGGAGTGATGTATAGCGCATGGAAAATCCTTATATCTCCTAATTCAAAGTTCATTTGGTTCTTTGCATTTACAGCACTTTTATTAAGTTTAACAAGACCAGAAGGAATGCTAGTATCATTAGGGTTGATATTCTCAATTATTATCATTACCTACAAAAAGAACAATAATTCAATAAAACTTACTTCTTATCTACCTGTTTTGATTTTATATTTAATCCCTATTGTTATTTATAATGTTTTTCGTATTTTTTACTTCCATGGATTATTCCCATTGTCTTTTTTAGCTAAAATGGTCCATTCAAACACTTATCCCCTGTATTTCTTAATAGCTTTAATTTATTTAATACCATTTGTAATCATCATATTAATTTCATTGTACTTAATAAATCAAAAGATTGATACCAATAAAAATCAACTGAAAACAAATTTTAAGTATTTTTTACTTATTTTAGGCGTAACTTTATTCTTTGCAATTATAGTATATGTTTACACTCCCAACATTAATTTTGCCCAGAGATTTTTTTATCCTTCATTTGTACTGATTTATGCAGCATTTGGAATTGCAATCAACATATTATTCAATGAAATAGGAAAGAATAAAACAAATATAAAATCAGCAAAAAATACCAGAATTATATTTTCTTCAGTCATAATTTTGACCCTTCTTGTATTCACAAATTTTATTGGAGTAAATGAACTTGTAGACCAGCATAATTATGGTGATAGTTTAAATAATGCACATATTCCTCTAGGAAAAACTCTTAGTTCTTTCTCTGAAGATAATTATACTATTTTTTGCGGTGATGCAGGTTCCATTGCGTATTATTCTGGATGGAATCTTTTAGATGGGTTGAATGATAAATTTATAGCACAAAATGGAGTAACAACCGAATATTTAAAAGAAAAACATCCTGAACTCGTTATTTTTATTTCATATAATCAATCGATTGATTGGACTAATCCCCCTATAGCAGAGGAAAAATATGTCTTAGAAAATAATTATACACAATTAAGTCCGATTAAATTTAATGATAATTATTATTTAATACCTTTTTTAAAACCTAACATCAAAGATTATAATTTAATAAAAATTTCAATTGAAAATGTCGCTAAAGAATCCACATAAACATCAGTGTGAAAGTTTTTAATAGTCTCAAAAAACATGTTTGTCTTGGGAAGTTTTTTGAATTCTATTAATTGGCTATTTTCTGTTGAATAAATCAATTTGAATATATCTTCTAAATCTAGAAGATTGTGAATTGCAAATTTATATTATTATAAAAAATTTTTCTTTGTGTTTTAAACCACTTTTATTCATTTTTCTAGATATAAATCCATATTAAATTGAATTTGGTCAGAAAAAGAATGATTTTAGCGAAATAGCAAAGAAACTAGAAAAAATACAATATAACTTGAAAATGGCAAAAAATGTTAACATTTTATATTTTGAATCTGAAGAGATGGATAGTGTCCAGGAGAAACTAGAATCTCTCAATTGTAGATTTGTTCATAAAACCAGGGTTCAACCGTGGGGGCAGAGGGTTTTACGTTTTTATGACCCTGATGGTTACATCATCGAGGTGGGCGAACCTCTGGAATTCGTGGTGAGGAGATTTGCAGGACAGGGTTTTTCCACAGAAGAGATCGCAGAAAGGTGTTCTGTGCCTTTAGAGTTTGTTAAAAGGACATTGTGAATAACTTGTCAGTTAAAAAGAAGAAGTATTTAAGTAACAGATTAATTTGTAAGTAACAGATGATTTGAATAATTTGATTCTTTTGTAATTTTAGAAAAAATTTTGTAATTTAGAAAAAAGGAAAAAGTTGATTAAAAATCCTTTTTTAAAGGAACATTAGTCAATTTTGATTTCAGTTCCTTCTTCTTTTTCCTGTTTGGGTATTTCTACCTTGAGTATTCCATTTTCGAATTTGGCTTGGGCCTCTTCAACTATGACCTTTTTGGGTAGGCGTACTGTTCTACGTATGTATCCACTCTTACGATCAGAGAGGGTTACATAAGTTCCCCCCATTTTATGTTCAAAATCGAATTTGGCCTTGACTTTCAGCTTGTTTTCAGTGAGTTTAAGGTTGATATTTTCCTTTTCAATACCTGGAAGCACGATGTTAACAATTACACTATCGTCTGTTTCAATAATGTCTTTCCCTGGTAGGAATGTGTAGTCAACAATGGATTTTTCAATATCAAACCGCATTTTATCCACGGTTCTAGAGGTATCTTCCAGCATATCCTTTACTATTTCTTTCATATCCTCAATACTATCCTTTTTATGCATCTTTTTCACCTCATTTTTGAGTCATTATAATTTATGATTTAATAAAAATATATAATTTTCTATGTCATGTAATTATGAACCCGGTATGTTTAGAGGGTTATTAATGATTTAAAGAGAAATAATTGGAAAAAAATAAAATAGATGAAAACAGGGTTATTTCATTTGTCTTAAGGGTAAATTTATACTATTAAAATGCGATCACGAACATATGACCCGAATATGCCACCAATGGACCCGATTATCCCGTTAAGCATTATTCCCACTATTATTCCAGAGTATCCCATTTCCATCATGGATGATCCCAGCTCCCCTGGTGATGAAGCCATTAAAAGCATGGCACTGATGAAGACTATGCCAGTTATTACAGCAACCAGTGCACCATGTATAGCTCCCTGAGCCACGTCATCACCAACACGATAACCCACTATGAATGTGGCTATTAAGAATCCGGCAAACGATCCTGGGCTCCCTAAAAATAAACCCAGTGATATGCTTAAGAATAAAGCTAAAATCAATCCCAATACTATTTCAAATAGATTAAATCTCAATTTAATACAACACCCATATAACACACATTACAATTTCATTGTTCAACACCAACACACATTATAATCTTCTTATGAATGAAACAACCAAAGCTATGGCTAGAGCTGCACCTATAATGAATATAATTATCCCCACTGTTGAGAACCCAATTCCTGGCATTGGCATTCCTTTATCTGTCTGTAAAATGAGGGAAGAACCAATTATAAGTGAAGATACAATCAGGGCCAGGGCAACACGGTTGGTTATCTTCTCCAAGTGAGATGAGAATTCATCCAGTTCTTTGTGTTCAATTTCCATCTTGATCTTCCCATCCTCAAACCGGAGAAAAATCCGATTTATGGTCTCAGGAAGGTCTTTGAGTAAATGTTCCAGTTCAAAGAGGTACCGGGTCTGATAATCTGCCAGACGAAGGGGGTTTAAGCGACGGGCGATCATCTTCCTTATCAATGGTTGGGCCACTTCAATACCATTGAATTCAGGGTTCAATTGGCGCCCCAGGTCTTCTGCCATGCTCAACACCCTTCCCAGTAAAATAAAATCACGAGGGAGTTTGATCTTGTTTTTAACCATCACCCCCGGCATACTGAACTCATTAATCATACCCCCAATATCCTGAATCTGTGCCCCATAAAAACGATCTAAAAGATCCATAAGATCATATTTAAGTGTTTCCAGGTTAGTTTCATCATCAATCAGACGCATATACATCATTTGATTTATTAGTCCCTTAACATCGTATTTAACTGTGAATATGAACAATTCGGCAAGGTTTTCTCGAAAATCTCTCTCCAGATTTCCAGTCATTCCAAAATCAACAAAACACAAACGGTTACCAGGTAAAACCATAAGATTCCCAGGGTGTGGGTCCGCATGGAAAAATCCATAATCAAATATCTGTTTAAAGTAGCATTCAGTACCTAATTCTGCTATGACCTTTCCATCAACTTCCATATCTGATTCCAGGGCTTCACTGATCTTAACCCCTTCAATGTATTCCATGGTGAGAACCTTGCTGGTGGATTGCTGCGGGTAAACTTCAGGGGCCTGGATACGTGAATCATCTTCAAACATTGCACGGAATCGTTCAATGTTACGGGCTTCATGGGAAAAATCAAGTTCCTTGAAGATAACCCTTTCAAATTCATCCACAATTCCCGGGAGGTTGTAATATTTAAGGGATCCTACGCGTTTATCTGCCTGTTTGGCCAGGTAACGCATGATTACAATATCCTGTTCTATGCGTTTTGTGATGTCTTTTTTTTTAACTTTGACCGCTACTTCAGTACCATCAGGAAGTTTAGCACGGTGGACTTGGGCAATAGAAGCAGAAGCTAATGGTTCTTCATTAAAATCAGAAAATAGTTCTTCAAGTGGGAGGTCCAGATCATCTTCAATCACATCTTTTATGGATTCAAAGGTTACTGGAGGGAGGCTATCCTGGAGTTTGGTGAGTTCATCAGCAATGTCTTTACCCACCAGATCCGGCCGGGTGCTTAGAACCTGCCCCAGTTTGATGAAGGTGGTTCCCAGTTCCTGTAGGACCATTCGAAACCTTTCAGGAGCTGTGCTATCCAGTTCATCATCATCTTCTCGGGAAAGTATGGAAGGTACTCGGAATCCACTGCGGATACCTAACTTTATCAGTGTGTTACCAAAACGATATTTGACCATTACTCCCAATATTTCCCTTAAACGTTTGATGTCAGGGTTCTTATTTTCGCCTAAGCGATTATTCATAAGATTAATTTGAGCCTTTTTATCATATATTTTTTTCTTCAATTATGAAAATCAGAAAGTTTTATTTCTCCTTAATGTAAATATTAATTGGGGGATTAATCATTAAAGATTACTCTAAATACATGTGGATAACAGCAGTTGCTTTGGTGATTGTTGCTTTTTTTGTGGCCAATATTAACATTAGTTCGGAAATGGCCAGTATTTCTGCTTTATTCATAATTATCTTAGCCATTCCCTCCTTTATAGCTATGATAATATGGTTGGGTTGGAAGAAGGGATTAATCAGCATCATCATTCTCAGTATTTACACCTTAAGCATTGAAACCTTCGCCATCATAACTGGTTTTCCTACTCATCATTCCATTACACTGAACTTATTGGAATGAAATTATTTGGTTTAACACCATTCACTCTCCCCTTTGCTTATGTGCCACTGTTTATGGGATGTATTTATCTGGCAAACCAGTACTGGCAAAAAGATTTACCCTACTGGCGAAACATACTAAAACTAGTTATAATTATTGCTTTACTGGTTTTAACTGCTGATTTAATATTAGACCCTGCTGCAGTGTCCCTTAACTTCTGGGTTTATGAATACATGGGTATTTTTTATGGTGTGCCCCTCCAGAACTTCTTAGGATGGATCCTCACCGGGATAATTGCAGCGTTAATTGGTTTATTACTCTTCAAAAAAGAGTTGATAAGTCTAAAAATCCCTGCATTATCATCCAGCCTCTTCCTGATAATCAGTTTCTGGACTGCAGTATGCCTTTATCGTCAGTTATGGTTACCGGGCATAATTGGAGTATTATTCGTTATTTTCATCTTGAACAAAACCAAAGGAAAAGTGGGAGACTTCGAGTTAATCAAATAAAAAAAACATTAAAGAATATTCCATTAGAACTTTTGATAAGGATAATTCAAATGTTAAAAATTATGGTCAAAAAATATAAATCAATTAGAATGATGAAAATAACCAGTGATGGAACTGTGTAATTCACCAGTTTAGTTGCTTTATCCATGAAGGACGTTCGCTTTGTAAAAGCATAAACCCCTGTAAACAAGGGAAGAAATGATAATAACATTAATATTTGAAAGTTGATGTTGTTATATAATCCAGTGAATGATAATAATAAGAAAGAAGTAGTTCCAACTATCCCGGCCAAGAATATTATTGCAAAACCCATTTTTCTCCCATATTTTACTATGAAAGTGTTTTTACCTCCTTTTTTATCTCCCTCCAAATCTGGTATTTCCACACTCAGGATAAAAAAGCCCATATAAATCATGAATGGAACTGAGAATAAGAGAATTTTCAAATCCAAAAATCCGGTGATGGCCACATATCCCAATGAAGGAATAATAAGTCCACTTAAAGCGGTTGATATTTCTCCTAAACCCCTGTAAGCGAACTTAAGTGGTGGTGCAGAATAGTACCAGGCCATGAAGTTCCCTAAAAGTGCTATCAACAGGAAAGCTAGGGAAGAATAGATATAGGTGAAAATAAGAGCTATTGATATGGAGATGAGTATCAGAAGAATAGCAAATCTTCTGGCAAAGGGTTTAAGCTCTGGATTTTCAACCAGGACCCCACTTCCACCAGTGAATCGGGTGGGCAGGTTGTAGTGGTCCACCATGAAATCCCAGTAATCATTGCTGTATGAAACTGAAAGGTGGGCAGGGAGTAAAACAGCGTATCCCAGGATGAAACGATCCCATGAGAATTGATTGTTTAAAATAACTGCCAATAATGTACCGGTAGTAAAACACAGAAATCCAAAAAAGAGGAACTGAAAACGACCCAATTTAATAATTAATTTTATCCTATTTAAATCCATGGCCCATTCCACCCCCAAATTTATACTTATTATGTTTTAAAGATTTAAAAGGGTTAACATCATTTCCAGTAACATTTAAGGAATTATTTATTATTTTTTTTCATATTTTTGAGTATTTGACAAAAACTGGAATATTCCTGGTTTAGTAATATTATTATTTATAGAATAACTGAACATAATTATATTAAATGTAAACTATTCTAAATTTCTAGCATCGAAAAAAAATACAATAAAAATATCTGGTGAAGATATCATGAAAGTATTGATTGTAGGAGCTGGATTTGGGGGGCTATCAGCAGCCGCTTTACTGGCAAAAGATGGATATCAGGTAACTGTCATTGAGAAAAATGAAGGACCTGGTGGAAGAGCTAGTGTTTATAGTGACCATGGCTTTTATTTTGATATGGGACCATCATGGTATTTGATGCCTGATGTCTTTGAACATTTTTATGCAAACTTTGACCTGAAACCAGAGGACTTATTCCAGCTGGAGAAGTTAGACCCATCTTACCGTGTTTTTTTTGATGATACTAACATTGTAGATATTTCCTCTGACCTGGAGAAAAATTACCAGTTATTTGACAGTCTGGAAGAAGGGGGTGCTGAAAAACTCAAGGAATACCTTGCATCAGCCGAAGAACTTTACGATCATTCAGTTAAAGAAATGCTGTATCGAGATTATACCTCAGTTCTGGATTTTTTAAACGGTAAACTATTACTAAGCGGCATCAGGATGAACATTCTGGAAAACTTAGAACATTACGTTAACCGCAAGTTCTCCAGTGATGAAGCCCGTAAAATCGTCCAGTACTCCATTGGATTTTTAGGAAGTTCACCTAAGAAAACTCCATCACTTTACCATATCATGTCTCACATCGATTTAACCCTGGGGGTTTGGTATCCTCAGGGAGGTATCAGAGAGGTGGCCCGTACTATGATGGAACTGGCCCAGACATATGGTGCTCTATTCAAGTTCAATGAACCAGTTGAACTTTTAGAAGTTCACGAAAAACATGTTAAAAGGGTCATAACCAGTAAAGAGGTTTACGAACCAGACATAGTTATTGTTAATGCTGATTATGCTCATTCAGAACTGGATCTTCTTACTGAAGAAAACCAGACTTATGATGAGGATTACTGGGAGAAACGAGTTCTGGCACCTTCAGCACTGGTGGCATATGTGGGTATTGACCGGGAGATGGAAAACCTGGTACACCACAACCTTTTCCTGGACAAAGACTGGGCAGAAGGTTTTGACACCCTGTTTGACCCTAAACAGGCAAAGTGGCCCGAAAATCCTTCATATTATGTTAACATACCATCCAAAACTGATAAAACCGCTGCACCCCCAGGTTCAGATACCCTATTCATTCTGGTCCCCCTGGCCCCTGGAATTGAAGACACCACTAAAAAAAGGGAACAACTATACAACAAGATCATGGATGATTTAGAGACTAAAACTGGGGAAAATATAAGGGACCACATTGTGGTTAAACGAATATTCGCATTGGAAGACTTCAAAGAAAGGTACAATGCCTACAAGGGAACTGCACTTGGATTATCCCACACTCTCATGCAAACCGCACTCTTCCGACCTGCACATAAAAGTAAGAAGGTGGAGAATCTTTACTACTCAGGGCAATTCACCCATCCTGGAATCGGAGTCCCCATGACTTTGATATCCTCTGAAATCGTTGCCCAGGAAATAAACCAAAGATACGGTTGAAAATACATGACAAGCCAAACTAATAGGATTAATAAGACTATCTACTCCATATTCAAAAAAGGTAGTAAAACCTATTACTATAGTACTATTTTTTTCCCTAAAAAGGTGAAACGTGACGTTTTCATCCTTTACAGCTTCTTAAGAAAGGCCGATGACTATGTGGACCAGGTTCCCCAGGATAGTGAGGGTTTCTACCAGTTCCGTGAACTTTATTACCAGGCCAAAGAGGGTATAAAGACTGGAAACATAATTACAGATTCATTTGCGGACCTTGCCCGGCGTAAAAACTTTGAAGATAAATGGATTGACGCATTCCTTGCATCCATGGCCATGGACATCACCAGATCAACTTACCCAGATATGAATGAACTTTTAACCTATTTATATGGTTCATCAGAAGTTGTGGGACTTTTCATGGCCAGGATAATGGATTTACCTGAAGAATCTTTCCCTGCTGCCCGTCACCTGGGCCGTGCCATGCAGTACATTAACTTCATAAGGGATATTGCTGAAGACATAAAACTGGGAAGAACATATTTCCCCCAGAATGACCTGGAAGAGTTCAATCTTACCAGTTTGGATGAAAAACAGACCAAAAGTAACCCTGAGGAATTTAGAGGATTTATGCATAAACAGTTAGAAATCTATAAATCATGGCAGAAAACAGCAGAGAGTGGTTTCCATTACATTCCATATCGTTACCTGATCCCCATTAAAACTGCTTCAGATATGTACAAATGGACCGCCAGGCAGATAGAGATAGATCCCTTTGTGGTTTACCAGAGAAAGGTCAAACCATCTGCACCTAAAATTGTATCCAATATTTTCACAAACTCCATAAAACTCAGTTTAAATTAAAGTGAGTTAATGGGATATCTGGATTTAATTAAAAATCATGAATTCCAATGATCTGGGAAATAAATCCTAATCATCTGAAAAATCCTAATCATAAAAAATCCTAATCATCTGGAAAATAAATACAATGGACCTAGATGCCTTATGAACATCTTAACATTTATTTTTAAAATATCTAGGTTCCGTTTCTGGATCTATACTGGTGGAACATATGTTGTAGGTTACGCCCTGGGTTTTAGTGTTTTTGGAGATTTTCTTCGACCAGAATATTATCTCTATCTTTTTTATTTCTTTTTCCCAGCTAACATTTTTATTTATGGAGTTAACGATTACTGGGATGAAGATACTGATAAGTTAAACCCTAAAAAAGATGAAAAAGAACATAGAGTATCGGTTATAGAACGTAAAAAGCTTTTAAATGTTATTATATTGGTAACTGGTTTCAGTTTAATTCTAATGATTTTCCAGGATAATGTAGAGAGAATCATATTCACTGGTTTCCTGTTCTTATCCTACTTTTACAGTGCAAAACCACTTCGTTTTAAAGATAAACCATTTTTAGATTTTGTTTCCAATTATCTTTACATCATGCCGGGAATATTCGCATATTACTTGGCATCAAACACTATTCCCCCCCTAATTTATATGTTCGGGGCTTTTCTCCATATATCAGCCATGCACATATTTTCAGCTATCCCTGACATAAAATACGATCGGAAAGCAGGAATAAACACCACCCCTGTGTTCATAGGGGCTAATTCTGCCCTTTGGTTGTGTCTGGTTTTCTGGATGGGTTTATCATTAATAGTTATTTACCTAACAGATTTTTTCCCTCTCAGCTTTTTAGTATTTCTTTATCCATTATTTCCACTGTTACTCCTGATTAAAAAGGATTGGAGTATTGATGATCTTTACTGGTACCTCCCCTACGTTAACACTGCACTGGGAGGTTTATTATTCACGTCACTGGTGGTTTACAAGCTCGTATTCATTTAAATAACCTTACAAAATGTTGATTTCTGAAAAAAAGTTGTATTTAAGCATGCAAATGAATGAAAATGAATCGTGCAAACAATAGGAATTAAAATTCCGCAAAGGGGGTTTTATATGAAGAATGTAATAATTGTTGGTGCTGGCTTCGGAGGCATTTCATCCGCAGCTCTGCTAGCCAAGAATGGGTTTCAGGTTACAGTTCTGGAGAAAAATGAATCACCAGGTGGAAGGTCCAGTGTTTACTCTGAAAAAGGTTTTTTCTTTGACATGGGGCCCTCCTGGTATCTCATGCCTGATGTCTATGAAAATTTTTACAGTGAGTTTGATCAAAAAGCCGAGGATTTCTTCTTACTGAAAAAACTGGATCCATCATATCGTATATTCAGCTACGATGAGGCGGTTTATGATCTATCTGCAAACCCGGAAAAAAATTATCAACTCTTTGAAAGCTTCGAACCCGGTGGTGGGGAGAAATTAAAGGAATATCTGAAGTCTTCCCGTGAATTGTACGAGTTTTCCATTAAGGAAATGCTCTATAAGGATTACAATTCAATTTTGGATCTTCTGAGTGGTAAACTGCTCCTGAAATCATTAAAGCTTCATTTATGGGAGAATCTGGAGGATTATATTAACCAACAATTTGAGAGTGATCAGGCCCGGAAGATCTTAAAGTACGCCATTGGATTCCTAGGAGGTGCTCCCCAGAACACCCCCTCATTTTATCACTTGGTAAGCCATGCGGATCTGACCATGGGTGTCTGGTATCCTCAGGGAGGTATGAGGAAAGTAGTAAAAACATTATATGAACTTGCCCAATCCTACGGTGCCGTTTTTAGATTTGATGAACCAGTGGAGAAACTTGAAATACAAGATAAACTGGTGAAAAAAGTGGTGACCAGTGAAGGTTCGTATGCACCGGATTTAGTTATAGTCACCGCTGATTATCCTCATTCTGAGCTGGATCTTCTCACCCCGGACCATCAGACTTACAGTCAAAAGTACTGGGAAAAGAGGACTATTTCTCCATCGGCAATGGTGGTTTATCTGGGTGTGGATATAAAGGTGGGTAAATTAATCCATCACAACTTGTTTTTGAACAAGGACTGGGAAACAGGTTTTGACTATATTTTTGACCCTGAAAAAGCAGAATGGCCAGAAGACCCCTCGTATTATGTTAACGTGCCATCCAAGACTGATGAAAGTGCAGCTCCCCCGGGTTCGGATACCCTCTACTTGTTAATACCACTGGCCCCTGGAATGGTGGATACCCCTGAATTGAGGGAAACCCTATATAACCATATCCTGGATGACCTGGAAAGTAAGATCAAACTTAATATCCGGGACCATGTTCAGGTTAAGAAATTATTCGCAATCAATGATTTTAAAGAAAGGTACAATGCATATAAAGGAACTGCATTTGGTTTAACCCATACTTTAAGACAAACTGCCCTTTGGAGACCAGCCCACTTGAGTAAAAAGGCTGAAAATCTTTACTATTCGGGACAGTATACCCATCCAGGTATAGGTGTTCCTATGGTTATGGTATCATCTCAGATAATAGTTCAGGACATCATGAAAAGAAGGGATTTAATGAAAGATAGGAATTAAAAAAAGATAAGGAGTTGATATAGATAGGAATAATGAAAGGAGAGGGATATTCACATTAAATCAAATGAAGTTAGTTTGCTTTGGAAACCAAAACCTTATCAATATGGTGGCCATCCATATCTACTATTTCAAAATTAAGATTCCCAGACTGGAATGATTCTCCAGTATCGGGTATTTTACCTAAATAATCCAAGATGAACCCACCTAATGTTATGTAAACTCCCATCTCTTCACCAGGTAAATTTTCAACGTTTAATATGCTCTTGAATT
The sequence above is a segment of the Methanobacterium formicicum DSM 3637 genome. Coding sequences within it:
- a CDS encoding carotenoid biosynthesis protein, which produces MKLFGLTPFTLPFAYVPLFMGCIYLANQYWQKDLPYWRNILKLVIIIALLVLTADLILDPAAVSLNFWVYEYMGIFYGVPLQNFLGWILTGIIAALIGLLLFKKELISLKIPALSSSLFLIISFWTAVCLYRQLWLPGIIGVLFVIFILNKTKGKVGDFELIK
- a CDS encoding DUF5518 domain-containing protein, with the translated sequence MRFNLFEIVLGLILALFLSISLGLFLGSPGSFAGFLIATFIVGYRVGDDVAQGAIHGALVAVITGIVFISAMLLMASSPGELGSSMMEMGYSGIIVGIMLNGIIGSIGGIFGSYVRDRILIV
- a CDS encoding AarF/ABC1/UbiB kinase family protein → MNNRLGENKNPDIKRLREILGVMVKYRFGNTLIKLGIRSGFRVPSILSREDDDELDSTAPERFRMVLQELGTTFIKLGQVLSTRPDLVGKDIADELTKLQDSLPPVTFESIKDVIEDDLDLPLEELFSDFNEEPLASASIAQVHRAKLPDGTEVAVKVKKKDITKRIEQDIVIMRYLAKQADKRVGSLKYYNLPGIVDEFERVIFKELDFSHEARNIERFRAMFEDDSRIQAPEVYPQQSTSKVLTMEYIEGVKISEALESDMEVDGKVIAELGTECYFKQIFDYGFFHADPHPGNLMVLPGNRLCFVDFGMTGNLERDFRENLAELFIFTVKYDVKGLINQMMYMRLIDDETNLETLKYDLMDLLDRFYGAQIQDIGGMINEFSMPGVMVKNKIKLPRDFILLGRVLSMAEDLGRQLNPEFNGIEVAQPLIRKMIARRLNPLRLADYQTRYLFELEHLLKDLPETINRIFLRFEDGKIKMEIEHKELDEFSSHLEKITNRVALALIVSSLIIGSSLILQTDKGMPMPGIGFSTVGIIIFIIGAALAIALVVSFIRRL
- a CDS encoding DNA-3-methyladenine glycosylase — translated: MYQSTFNIKAKAPFDFDLSCRIFASGDKNIKKYANNRFWQAFTIKDKTILLYIESVGSVNDPELKVSVESDTELSPDILNSVPPVVYQIFNLGLDLHHFYEQVKSDPVLSPIIGRLYGLKNPSTPTLFEALVDSIIEQQISLKAAHSIENRLIKYVGRSVPLYGQDYYSYPSPEDLTDLDLEKLRNCGLSHKKAEYIHDLALDIVQKDVNLQSIEKMNTTTEMVEELTQIRGIGVWTAEMALLRGLCRLDAIPADDISLQRVIGNVYRADEKLSSEAVREIASSWGKWKGLASYYLIVAELMKF
- a CDS encoding Hsp20/alpha crystallin family protein — translated: MHKKDSIEDMKEIVKDMLEDTSRTVDKMRFDIEKSIVDYTFLPGKDIIETDDSVIVNIVLPGIEKENINLKLTENKLKVKAKFDFEHKMGGTYVTLSDRKSGYIRRTVRLPKKVIVEEAQAKFENGILKVEIPKQEKEEGTEIKID
- a CDS encoding VOC family protein; the encoded protein is MAKKLEKIQYNLKMAKNVNILYFESEEMDSVQEKLESLNCRFVHKTRVQPWGQRVLRFYDPDGYIIEVGEPLEFVVRRFAGQGFSTEEIAERCSVPLEFVKRTL
- a CDS encoding prenyltransferase produces the protein MDLNRIKLIIKLGRFQFLFFGFLCFTTGTLLAVILNNQFSWDRFILGYAVLLPAHLSVSYSNDYWDFMVDHYNLPTRFTGGSGVLVENPELKPFARRFAILLILISISIALIFTYIYSSLAFLLIALLGNFMAWYYSAPPLKFAYRGLGEISTALSGLIIPSLGYVAITGFLDLKILLFSVPFMIYMGFFILSVEIPDLEGDKKGGKNTFIVKYGRKMGFAIIFLAGIVGTTSFLLLSFTGLYNNINFQILMLLSFLPLFTGVYAFTKRTSFMDKATKLVNYTVPSLVIFIILIDLYFLTIIFNI
- a CDS encoding NAD(P)/FAD-dependent oxidoreductase — its product is MKVLIVGAGFGGLSAAALLAKDGYQVTVIEKNEGPGGRASVYSDHGFYFDMGPSWYLMPDVFEHFYANFDLKPEDLFQLEKLDPSYRVFFDDTNIVDISSDLEKNYQLFDSLEEGGAEKLKEYLASAEELYDHSVKEMLYRDYTSVLDFLNGKLLLSGIRMNILENLEHYVNRKFSSDEARKIVQYSIGFLGSSPKKTPSLYHIMSHIDLTLGVWYPQGGIREVARTMMELAQTYGALFKFNEPVELLEVHEKHVKRVITSKEVYEPDIVIVNADYAHSELDLLTEENQTYDEDYWEKRVLAPSALVAYVGIDREMENLVHHNLFLDKDWAEGFDTLFDPKQAKWPENPSYYVNIPSKTDKTAAPPGSDTLFILVPLAPGIEDTTKKREQLYNKIMDDLETKTGENIRDHIVVKRIFALEDFKERYNAYKGTALGLSHTLMQTALFRPAHKSKKVENLYYSGQFTHPGIGVPMTLISSEIVAQEINQRYG